The bacterium genome includes a window with the following:
- the ilvB gene encoding biosynthetic-type acetolactate synthase large subunit gives MSTSPTKIQSNEILTKPAPVKMTGAQIFLKTLEDLGVDTIFGYPGGVLLYVYDEIFKQDKIKHILVRHEQGATHMADGYARVTGRPGVCLATSGPGATNTVTGLATAMMDSVPMVCFTGQVPVPLIGNDAFQEADIVGITRPCTKHNYLVKDVNDLERIIHQAFYIASTGRPGPVLVDIPKDVTLATAEYKGIRKVDMRGYKPQVLPASGNMEKAVELIFESERPVLYMGGGIVASGASELVKRFAEKLNLPVGITLMGLGGFPGSHELSMGMIGMHGGYWANMAMNNADLLVALGPRFDDRVTGDLKKFAVRAKKIHLDIDASSIGKNVAVDVALVGDAKQALEKLLAIVERDPERARKYRESIRAWHGQIKKWREEHPIYYPQDMKGELRPQYVIQKIYDVTAGECIVTTDVGQHQMWTAQIFPFNKARKWCTSGGLGTMGYGLPAALGAQMACPDETVFCISGDGSIQMNIQELATAVQYKLPVKTAIINNFYLGMVRQWQEYFYGHRYSESDLTAGMPDFVKLAEAYGAVGLKCSKPRDVEPVLREALKVKKPVLIDFQVAKEENVLPMVPAGKALDDMLLA, from the coding sequence ATGAGTACATCCCCCACGAAAATCCAGTCGAACGAGATCTTGACGAAACCTGCGCCCGTCAAGATGACGGGGGCACAAATTTTTCTCAAGACTCTCGAGGACTTAGGCGTCGACACGATCTTCGGCTATCCAGGCGGCGTCCTCCTGTACGTCTACGACGAGATCTTCAAGCAGGATAAGATCAAACACATCTTGGTGCGCCACGAACAGGGCGCGACCCACATGGCGGACGGCTACGCCCGCGTGACGGGCCGCCCCGGCGTTTGCCTGGCCACCTCGGGTCCCGGGGCCACGAACACGGTGACGGGGCTCGCCACGGCGATGATGGACTCGGTGCCCATGGTCTGTTTCACCGGGCAGGTGCCCGTCCCGTTGATCGGCAACGACGCCTTTCAGGAGGCGGACATCGTCGGCATCACGCGTCCCTGCACCAAGCACAACTACCTGGTCAAGGACGTGAACGACCTGGAGCGCATCATCCACCAGGCCTTCTACATCGCGTCGACGGGCCGTCCCGGACCCGTCCTGGTGGACATCCCCAAGGACGTCACGCTCGCCACGGCGGAATACAAGGGGATCCGGAAAGTCGACATGCGCGGGTACAAACCCCAGGTCCTGCCCGCCTCGGGCAACATGGAAAAGGCGGTCGAACTGATCTTTGAATCCGAACGGCCCGTGCTCTACATGGGCGGCGGCATCGTCGCCTCCGGCGCCTCGGAGTTGGTGAAGAGGTTCGCCGAAAAACTGAACCTGCCGGTCGGCATCACCCTCATGGGCCTCGGAGGGTTCCCGGGCTCCCACGAGCTCTCGATGGGCATGATCGGCATGCACGGCGGCTATTGGGCCAACATGGCGATGAACAACGCCGACCTCCTGGTCGCCCTGGGCCCGCGCTTCGACGACCGCGTGACCGGCGACTTGAAGAAGTTCGCGGTGCGCGCCAAGAAGATCCATCTGGATATCGACGCCAGTTCCATCGGCAAGAACGTCGCCGTGGACGTGGCCCTGGTGGGCGACGCCAAGCAGGCGTTGGAGAAGCTTTTGGCGATCGTCGAACGCGATCCCGAAAGGGCCCGCAAGTACCGCGAGTCCATCCGGGCGTGGCACGGCCAGATCAAGAAGTGGCGCGAGGAGCATCCCATCTACTACCCGCAGGACATGAAGGGCGAGCTCCGGCCGCAGTACGTCATCCAGAAGATCTACGACGTCACGGCCGGGGAGTGCATCGTGACCACCGACGTCGGTCAGCACCAGATGTGGACGGCGCAGATTTTTCCGTTCAACAAGGCCCGCAAGTGGTGCACGTCCGGCGGATTGGGGACGATGGGCTACGGGCTGCCGGCCGCGCTTGGCGCCCAGATGGCCTGTCCGGACGAGACGGTCTTCTGCATCTCCGGGGACGGGAGCATTCAGATGAACATCCAAGAGCTGGCGACGGCGGTCCAGTACAAGCTCCCGGTCAAGACGGCCATTATCAACAATTTCTACCTGGGCATGGTCCGCCAATGGCAGGAATATTTCTACGGACACCGCTATTCGGAGTCGGATCTGACCGCCGGCATGCCGGATTTCGTCAAACTCGCCGAGGCCTACGGGGCGGTGGGGCTGAAGTGCAGCAAGCCGCGGGACGTCGAGCCGGTGCTGCGTGAGGCCCTCAAGGTCAAAAAGCCCGTTCTGATCGACTTCCAAGTCGCCAAAGAGGAGAACGTCCTCCCCATGGTGCCCGCTGGAAAAGCCCTAGACGACATGCTACTCGCTTGA
- the tsaB gene encoding tRNA (adenosine(37)-N6)-threonylcarbamoyltransferase complex dimerization subunit type 1 TsaB — MKTLGIETSTLTGSVALVEDGRLLGETTLSVSVRHSERLMPAIEHLLRDAEVAPSEIDLFAVAEGPGSFTGLRIGIAAAQGLALAHGRPVAGVSTLKGLAMNAAVFPGLVVPLLNAFRGEVYFGVYRMEGGRPVPVQEDAVLPVAAFLERFRSLEGDTLFLGDGVGLLKGDGDPMKGRMAPALFDAPRAANIALLAEGSSPSAVLPRYLRKPV; from the coding sequence GTGAAAACACTAGGCATCGAGACATCCACCCTGACCGGAAGCGTCGCGCTGGTCGAGGACGGCCGGTTGCTGGGCGAAACCACGCTTTCGGTCTCGGTTCGCCATTCGGAGAGGTTGATGCCCGCGATTGAACACCTTCTGAGGGACGCGGAGGTCGCGCCTTCGGAGATCGACCTCTTCGCCGTCGCGGAAGGACCGGGCTCGTTCACCGGGCTTCGGATCGGGATTGCGGCGGCTCAGGGACTCGCCCTGGCCCATGGCCGGCCCGTGGCGGGCGTTTCCACGCTCAAGGGTTTGGCGATGAACGCCGCCGTGTTTCCCGGGCTTGTCGTTCCCCTCCTCAACGCCTTTCGGGGCGAAGTCTACTTCGGCGTCTACCGCATGGAGGGGGGGAGGCCGGTTCCCGTTCAGGAGGACGCGGTCCTGCCCGTCGCCGCTTTCTTGGAACGTTTCCGCTCTCTCGAAGGCGATACGCTCTTCCTCGGCGATGGGGTTGGTCTGTTGAAGGGGGACGGCGATCCGATGAAGGGACGGATGGCTCCGGCCCTCTTTGATGCCCCCAGGGCGGCCAATATCGCCCTTCTCGCCGAAGGTTCATCACCCTCCGCGGTTCTGCCCCGATACCTTCGAAAGCCCGTGTGA
- the ilvN gene encoding acetolactate synthase small subunit, translated as MERKHTISVLVENEFGVLARVAGLFSSKGYNIDSLSVSETTDPTLSRMTIVTHGSDQIVEQIIKQLNKLVNVITVEDLTRERHITREMCLIKVKPGAKAEVLKIAERLGARALENNAHAVVVEVTGDEEDLHKALEALKPHGIMEVVRTGMIAIQRGEHVLVGG; from the coding sequence ATGGAAAGAAAACACACGATCTCAGTTTTGGTTGAAAACGAATTTGGGGTCCTGGCTCGTGTTGCCGGTCTTTTTTCATCTAAAGGGTATAATATTGATTCATTGTCGGTCTCGGAGACCACCGACCCGACGCTCTCGCGGATGACCATCGTCACGCACGGCAGCGACCAGATCGTGGAGCAGATCATCAAGCAGCTGAACAAGCTCGTGAACGTGATCACGGTGGAGGACCTGACGCGCGAGCGCCACATCACCCGCGAGATGTGCCTGATCAAGGTCAAGCCCGGGGCGAAGGCGGAGGTCTTGAAGATCGCCGAAAGGCTCGGGGCGCGCGCCTTGGAGAACAATGCCCACGCCGTCGTCGTGGAGGTGACCGGCGACGAAGAGGACCTGCACAAGGCCCTGGAGGCCCTCAAGCCGCACGGCATCATGGAAGTGGTCCGCACGGGGATGATCGCGATTCAGAGAGGGGAACATGTCCTTGTCGGGGGCTGA